The nucleotide window CGTGAGAAGTCTGAGCTCAGCTTTTGAATACAGGGAATACAAATGCAGGAAGGTGTATATCCTCAGTGTACAGGCAGGCTGGTAATAACAGGTGAGGAGAAGGTTGAGGTACTCAACAACTTccttgcctcagtcttcactgtcagctgctcttcacacaCCCTTTGAGTGGATGGATTGGAAGGTGGGGACTGGAGGAGCAATCTCCCTCCCACTGTTAGCAAAGATCAAGTTTGCAACCACTTGAGGAATCTGAACATCCAAAAAGTGCACGGGTTCCCATTGAGATGCGTtccagagtcctgagggaattgACTGATGTAGTTGACAAGCCACTCTTAATGATAATGAGGGTGTTACTGGAGGATGTCAAGCTGTACTtgaaccagcagtgtgtcctcacagcccagaaagccaactgtatcctgggctgcctCAAAATAAGCATTGCGAGCAGGTTGAGAGTTTTGTTGTCTTACAGTTGGCCTCAGCTCGTTGATTCAACTTGTCCAGATCCTTCTGCAGGActttcctaccctcaggcagatgaACGCTTCCCCTCAAGGAAATTCATTTCATCTACACAATTTTCccaggaaatggaaatgaagcGTTCAGAAGTTTTTGTATAGTGCAGATTTCTTGTCACATTGCTCTCTCCCTTCAACAGCTGGAAATGTGTGTGACTACATGCActgactttattttcttcttcacttttcaGTGCTCTCTTATCCTGGTGTCATCTTAATGGACATGATTCTGCTTTAAGAAAGATAAATAACCTTCTAGAGGTTGTTGGAAAGCATGAAGAAGACCTACTTAACTCTCTGACTTCTATTCAACTACAACCAAACGTTGGAGACATTTTAGATTCTGTCCAGGACATGGACCTTAGTCATACAGCTCCAGCTGGAACAGAGTGCAGTGAAGttaatgctgaaaaatatgAACATGTTGGCAGATGTGGTGAAAACTGTTGTAGAAATAATGGTGAGGATGGTTCCTTGTGGTCTGACTGCAGCAGGGAGAAACTCTTTACAGATCCTGAAAAGTCAACTCTTGCTTGGgttaaaaagcaaactgttgGGTTGGTAGAACAACTGGGCTTATCACTGGATGTACTCCATCACATCCAGCAACTGGAACATTAGTTCTTCTGCCTCATGCTACTTCAAGTTATCTCAGCTGGATTGGATTCGCACTCTGTGGGTCCAGGCTTCATCAGTTCGATCTGATACTTCCAAGCAGAGGTTGTAAGTGTTACCATGCTTTGTTTCTTGGCCCAAAAACAGCTGGTTGCAGTCAGAAATGTATCTTCCACAGAAAAGGGAGCTGATGTGTAAAGCTCTGCAGTGATTTACTATCATGTCTCTCATCTACGTCAAAATCTGTCCTTTCATCTCATTTTATCTATTGGTATCTGAAAACAGATCAGGACCTCAAGCAACATCTTCTactatacaaataaataaaacaaccaaCTGACCAGTGCTGTGGACAAGCTAGTCTTGCAAAATGGTCTGCTGTTGATTACATGCtaaccaaacaaaacagaacaggcTCTGCTGATTTCCAGTGTGCCAGGAGATTTCCATGTTActacattagaaaaaaataaaatcatctttTGCCAGATTTCTTCTCTCACCTTTTATAATCACTGTGCAGTGCACtttcacagtgtttttttttcccctcttcttaCAGttctatttgttttgcttttcctgaaagtGCCAGTCTTTTCAAACATCAAACTTGCATTGCTTTGCTGTTCTAACAGAAAACTGGCTCCTCTTACCCTTTCAAACCACATCACACATTTCTAGTCTAATGAATGCCCTTGTGTtagttttgtatttatttgctaGTCCCTTAATCTTGAACTCTCTCTTGTTTACAGTTCTCCAGCTCTAGAAGGAAGCCAGGTTTATTCACCATCTCTTGAAAACATGGTTAGCCAAACACGTATCTAACAACTTAGTATTTCTGTTCCAACATTctgtatttgatttcttttccttttatttgctGTAAGGATAGGAGGCAGCAGATATAGTTGCTTTAAACCAGTCAGTTTTGAATCACCCAAAAAAGGTAGCAGTAATAAAAAAGGAACCCCTTACCTTTTTCTGAGGCTCAGGGCTCACCAAGCATCCCAAAGGGTGATGTCCAGGTACTGATGCTTCCCTtggggctgccagcccttaaagAAAGTTAGGTAGGGCTGGACCCTTATGATCaaccccttccagtcactcagatgaattgcttccagctgtgctcccagggctggctaCACCCCTTCACCATGACCTAATGGTTTCTATAGAAATGCCTCAACTGTAGCTGCAAATTCCTCTGGTTAGATACTcacaaagaaaagatttcttctgtgttatAGTAATTAATCACTAAGTCAAGAGTTTGTGtactttattttgcttttaaatttcttctaCAAAGTAGGTCTACACAGAGAAAACTTAAGTTTTGAACAACTGACTTAGCTACAACTACAACAACAAAGGCACAGAGTGGTTTTACACTTTGTAGCCAAAACCAAGAAGCAAGAATTAAGAACTGattgtttggaaaaaataatgtgaattttttaataaaagctatTATCCTGCCATGGAGTTGTTACGCTTTAAGTTTGGTTGCAATTCAGTATCACTTTCTGCATTagatgaacaacaacaacaaaaattaactGTGCAATTAAAAATCTCATACTGAAGTTGTTACTGAAGTAGTGGAATTGAATAAGGCTATTTGCATACATTATACATGACAGAATTGCTCAAACAGCTTTTTCTCAATTTATTTAACATAATACTGACACTGATAAATACTTTGTTTATAGTGCATTCGTTGTGTTATAACCTGCATCACATAaatcaaacagatttttttttctatcctgTAGTAGAATgtgatgaaacaaaaccaatggTTACCAAGGAAAAAGTGCAAGTTGAAGAGTATTATTTGGATGCAGGTAGTAGTGCATAAACAGGAAACTCCATTCAGAAATTAAGTAGACAGCAGGCTTGCCAAGTTCTCTCCATCTACTACTGCAAAAGCAAGTTATGTTTGGGAACATATTGCTCTCTTGCTTGATTATTGAACAATAGATTTTGTGATGCATTTCACTTATCTTTCCTTGCAGCTTCTGTGCTAGCTGTGGAATCACTTCCTTCCACTCCGGACAAAGTTTCTGTGCTGACTGTAGTGTTACTTTTTTCCATCTCATCACCCAGAGTTTCCAGTTTGGCTGTAGAGAGTCTTTGTTCTGGGCTGTCTGGAACACTTTCCTTATTTGTCTTAACCAGATCTTGCTGTCCAGCTACAGAAGGACTTTCTTCAAGACTATTAGAATCAATAATTTGCTCACGCTGCAgctcaggtttttgttttgtgtctaCTTCTGTGCCTTGTGTTTCACTATCAGCTCCCACCTTGGCAGCATTCCTGAAAATAGCTCTCATGACAACTGGGACTGACATGCAGCTaaaggaggaaatgaaacaTTAATCACTACTACAGACTTCATCCATTCTTCAAATtagtacttcttttttttaagctgtggCTGACACGTAAACCATATGCTTTGtgaaagaagctgcttttgGCATTGTGCAGCCTAATAGGCATTGCACTGTAACTACAATATACCTGCATATGCCATACTGGAAACCTGTGCTGATGCAACAAATTCAAGAGATTCATCTTTCATGTTTACCAGTGCAAAGaggttttgattaaaaaaaaaaaaaaaagtgggaggTCAAAAAAAGgggttttaaatgaaaacctgAAGTAATGATATAGAAATATATTCATATtcactgaggttttttttaattgtagctttttgtgttttatatgAGATGGGTACAGAGCCTTTCTTCTCTAAATCAGCATCTCTACTAACAggtctttgtgttttttttccccattcaatCAGTGGAGGTATGTCGTTCCAAGAACAATATCTAGTGTCTTATGACAAGGCAGACTAACTACACAAATCCAAAATGCAGGCTGCATTGATCTTGCTGTCATTAAATGTTTCATAGTTGTGTGCTAACCAATGCAAAACGAATGAGTGCTCTTAGCTCTTTGTGTTGCATACGTTCATACACCACATCAACTGGCCTTTCCTGGAATTTTAACTTCAGGAAGCAAGCCAGAGACATTGTTGTAGCCTTATCTGTTGAAAAAAGAAGCACTGTTTGATATTAGGTAGATGTTATTCTGTCCATTACACCATGCACAAATTTTCTACTAGAAAGAAACACTTT belongs to Lagopus muta isolate bLagMut1 chromosome 7, bLagMut1 primary, whole genome shotgun sequence and includes:
- the YAE1 gene encoding protein YAE1 homolog, with amino-acid sequence MLSWETPESFSVFALHHQQKLSVITAAMSWVQVVASRSNEDIFDEDADEMYPVQKEWNSTMEKRLKEGYRDGVEAGKELALQEGFNQGYRQGAELMATCGQFRGTLNALLSWCHLNGHDSALRKINNLLEVVGKHEEDLLNSLTSIQLQPNVGDILDSVQDMDLSHTAPAGTECSEVNAEKYEHVGRCGENCCRNNGEDGSLWSDCSREKLFTDPEKSTLAWVKKQTVGLVEQLGLSLDVLHHIQQLEH